The Drosophila bipectinata strain 14024-0381.07 chromosome 2L, DbipHiC1v2, whole genome shotgun sequence genome has a segment encoding these proteins:
- the wol gene encoding dolichyl-phosphate beta-glucosyltransferase, translated as MFACLLQICFYLLSTVAVAAFLVIAVLLYKTKPYPNIQRHKDEDTFLDPHTIKTIAFPSLDDSPTLELSVIVPAYNEEKRLPAMLDECLAFLEKKSAGNPNFTYEVIVVSDGSQDGTVAVALGYSKKHGAEKVRVLELIENRGKGGAVRLGVLSARGRNLLFADADGATKFPDYDKLEEALKTLASEWREDGIAIGSRAHLENDAIATRSFFRTILMHGFHLLVWLFAVRSIRDTQCGFKLFTRSTARKLFTSLHVERWAFDVELLYLAERLKVPMSEVAVRWTEIDGSKLTPFWSWLQMGTDLFMIWLRYLIGAWRIASIQKKEN; from the exons ATGTTTGCCTGCCTGCTCCAGATCTGTTTTTATCTGCTCTCTACAGTTGCAGTAGCGGCGTTCTTG GTGATAGCCGTACTGCTGTATAAAACGAAGCCCTACCCCAACATCCAGAGGCACAAGGATGAGGACACCTTCCTGGACCCCCACACCATCAAAACAATCGCATTTCCCAGCTTAGACGATTCTCCAACCTTGGAGCTCAGTGTCATTGTACCGGCCTATAATGAGGAAAAGCGAT TGCCTGCCATGTTGGACGAGTGCCTGGCCTTCCTGGAGAAGAAATCGGCGGGAAATCCCAACTTTACTTATGAAGTGATTGTAGTCAGTGATGGTAGCCAGGATGGCACTGTTGCTGTAGCCTTAGGATACTCCAAAAAGCATGGAGCCGAGAAGGTGCGAGTGCTGGAGCTTATCGAAAACCGTGGAAAGGGTGGAGCTGTTCGCCTGGGTGTGCTAAGTGCCCGGGGTCGGAACTTGCTCTTCGCCGATGCCGATGGTGCCACCAAGTTTCCCGACTACGACAAACTGGAAGAGGCGCTAAAAACCTTGGCGTCAGAGTGGCGGGAAGATGGTATTGCCATTGGATCGCGGGCTCATCTGGAAAACGATGCCATTGCCACGAGGAGCTTTTTCAG AACCATTTTGATGCACGGCTTCCACCTGCTGGTCTGGCTATTTGCCGTGCGCTCCATCCGAGACACCCAGTGCGGCTTCAAGCTATTTACCCGCTCCACGGCCCGTAAACTCTTCACCAGCCTTCATGTGGAGCGCTGGGCCTTCGATGTGGAGCTGCTGTATCTGGCTGAGCGCCTTAAAGTGCCCATGTCCGAGGTGGCTGTTCGCTGGACGGAAATCGACGGCTCCAAGTTGACTCCGTTCTGGTCCTGGCTGCAAATGGGCACTGATTTATTTATGATCTGGCTGCGATATCTGATTGGCGCCTGGCGAATAGCTTCCATCCAAAAGAAAGAGAATTGA